A window of Hymenobacter siberiensis genomic DNA:
GGCTTTATGGCCAGGCCCGCGAAGCTCGGCCGGCCGCCGTGCGCCAAGCGGCCCCTTACGGGCAGTTAACCATCAATAATATGCTGATTCGAGCGGATATTTTCCATCGGTTTCCGCTCGATGAGCGCCTGACCGGCTATGGCCACGAGGACACCAAATTCGGCGAAGTGCTGGCCGCAACGCAAGTGCCCGTGCTGCATCTCGATAATCCGGTGATTCATGCCGGGCTGGAGCCAGCGGCCATTTTCCTGCAAAAAAGCGAGCAGGCAGTGTGCAACCTGGCGCGGGTGTACCGCGAAGACGGCCTGGGAACTGATTCGCGGCTGCTGCAAACGGCGCTGCGGCTGCGCCGGCTGGGGCTGGCGCCGGCGGCGCGCGTGGCACTGCGGGCAGTGGCACCCGCCTTGCGGCGGCAGCTCCTCTCCGCCACGCCCGGCCTGCGGCATTTCGATTTACTGAAGCTGCACTGGCTATTGCAGCAGCTGGCGTAACGCCAAGCAGTGGCCGGCAGTGGCACAAAAAAACCGGCTTTCGGCACGAGGCCAAAAACCGGTTTTGCTATTCGTTACGGATAACGGATTACTTCTTATCGTCTTTGCCGTCAAATACGTCTTTCACGGCGCCGCCTACTTTTTTACCGGCTTTGGCAGCACCCTGGCCGATGTCTTTGCCTACTTCGGCTGCCCCGTGGC
This region includes:
- a CDS encoding glycosyltransferase family 2 protein, whose protein sequence is MAVAGLSVLIPVYNCAVGELIHSLLAQVSDWPGAVEIRLLDDFSTDAYRQSNRPLNDLPGVHYRELPRNVGRAKIRNQLATAAQHEWLLLLDNDSLLPDPKFLARYAAARHQAAVLIGGTCYEAAPPAEAALYLRWLYGQAREARPAAVRQAAPYGQLTINNMLIRADIFHRFPLDERLTGYGHEDTKFGEVLAATQVPVLHLDNPVIHAGLEPAAIFLQKSEQAVCNLARVYREDGLGTDSRLLQTALRLRRLGLAPAARVALRAVAPALRRQLLSATPGLRHFDLLKLHWLLQQLA